The Hevea brasiliensis isolate MT/VB/25A 57/8 chromosome 1, ASM3005281v1, whole genome shotgun sequence genome has a window encoding:
- the LOC110637782 gene encoding uncharacterized protein LOC110637782 isoform X1 codes for MDVDVFCFVCGIDPESADHLFASYPPVSRLWYVSPLRIHLANLGLSSGTQLFHPVLANFDSDAMELFVILAWGIWKARHQLIFLNLHFNALRIITSCISLRNEYLDVACTSHSDHQEVNTTTNWSFPSPQCYNLNTDASVSSLGVVGLRAVIRNDKGEVMVASVKSIFANWDPTLAEIHAIKFGLDLAIQTGFSNLQVESDALGTVDALRGSQLISPLHSLHVGDVLYVAYSFVNLIRINM; via the coding sequence ATGGATGTTGATGTGTTTTGTTTTGTGTGTGGCATTGATCCTGAATCTGCTGATCATCTATTTGCAAGCTATCCACCAGTGTCACGCCTTTGGTATGTTAGCCCTCTGCGCATTCATTTGGCTAACTTAGGCCTCAGTTCAGGTACTCAACTTTTTCACCCTGTGCTTGCCAATTTCGACTCAGATGCTATGGAACTTTTTGTTATTTTGGCTTGGGGTATATGGAAAGCTCGCCATCAGCTCATTTTCTTGAACCTGCACTTTAATGCCTTACGAATCATTACCTCATGTATCAGTTTGAGAAATGAATATCTTGATGTAGCATGTACTTCTCATTCAGATCATCAGGAGGTTAATACCACTACAAACTGGTCTTTCCCTTCTCCCCAGTGCTACAATCTGAATACTGATGCCAGTGTATCTTCGTTGGGAGTGGTTGGTCTACGTGCAGTAATTCGAAATGACAAGGGAGAGGTCATGGTGGCAAGTGTGAAATCTATTTTTGCTAATTGGGATCCAACACTGGCAGAAATTCACGCTATTAAGTTTGGGCTTGATCTGGCTATACAAACTGGTTTCAGTAATTTACAAGTAGAAAGTGATGCTCTTGGCACTGTCGATGCTCTTCGTGGTAGTCAGCTGATCTCCCCACTTCATTCTCTTCATGTTGGGGACGTGCTCTATGTTGCCTATAGTTTTGTAAATTTGATTCGCATAAATATGTGA
- the LOC110637782 gene encoding uncharacterized protein LOC110637782 isoform X2: MVEEILIALKQMHPTKAPGPDAFKPIQGLRQGDLISPYLFLICVEGLSSLLKHAKQMGRLHGVKLPAPPVSHLFVADDSLLFGRATPDEADAIRSLLTTYERASGQQINVEKSELTTSKCVYSHLRSELRGRIGDRQVDQSSKYLGLPSVLWKSKRIVFRHIKDRVWNKVKS; the protein is encoded by the exons ATGGTAGAGGAGATCCTCATAGCTTTAAAGCAGATGCATCCCACCAAGGCACCTGGCCCTGACG CTTTCAAGCCAATTCAAGGATTAAGGCAAGGGGATCTTATTTCTCCGTATTTGTTTTTGATTTGTGTAGAGGGTCTATCGTCTCTTCTGAAACATGCCAAGCAAATGGGCAGACTGCATGGTGTAAAATTGCCAGCTCCTCCAGTCTCACACCTTTTCGTTGCAGATGACAGTCTATTGTTTGGCAGAGCTACTCCTGATGAGGCGGATGCAATTAGGAGCTTGCTAACTACATATGAAAGGGCTTCTGGCCAACAAATAAACGTTGAAAAATCTGAGTTGACTACTAGCAAATGTGTCTACAGCCATCTTCGCAGTGAACTTCGAGGAAGAATTGGTGATCGACAGGTGGATCAATCGTCAAAATACTTGGGTTTACCTTCTGTGCTCTGGAAATCAAAGAGAATTGTTTTTCGTCATATTAAAGATCGAGTATGGAATAAAGTGAAGAGCTAG
- the LOC110637782 gene encoding uncharacterized protein LOC110637782 isoform X3, protein MVEEILIALKQMHPTKAPGPDEGLSSLLKHAKQMGRLHGVKLPAPPVSHLFVADDSLLFGRATPDEADAIRSLLTTYERASGQQINVEKSELTTSKCVYSHLRSELRGRIGDRQVDQSSKYLGLPSVLWKSKRIVFRHIKDRVWNKVKS, encoded by the exons ATGGTAGAGGAGATCCTCATAGCTTTAAAGCAGATGCATCCCACCAAGGCACCTGGCCCTGACG AGGGTCTATCGTCTCTTCTGAAACATGCCAAGCAAATGGGCAGACTGCATGGTGTAAAATTGCCAGCTCCTCCAGTCTCACACCTTTTCGTTGCAGATGACAGTCTATTGTTTGGCAGAGCTACTCCTGATGAGGCGGATGCAATTAGGAGCTTGCTAACTACATATGAAAGGGCTTCTGGCCAACAAATAAACGTTGAAAAATCTGAGTTGACTACTAGCAAATGTGTCTACAGCCATCTTCGCAGTGAACTTCGAGGAAGAATTGGTGATCGACAGGTGGATCAATCGTCAAAATACTTGGGTTTACCTTCTGTGCTCTGGAAATCAAAGAGAATTGTTTTTCGTCATATTAAAGATCGAGTATGGAATAAAGTGAAGAGCTAG